A region of the Esox lucius isolate fEsoLuc1 chromosome 10, fEsoLuc1.pri, whole genome shotgun sequence genome:
AGAAATACAGTAGAACCACTCTAATGCAAAAGTACTTGTTAATGGTTGGAATAAAGTTGGTAGCCAGTTCATAATAGGAATATGTCATCCAGGAAATGGATGAGTATATGGTTTATACCTTGGCTATGGGCGGTTTAGAACGTAAGGTCCTCAATATTGTGTATTGGCTATACCACACCCCAGGGGTTTTTCGCTTACTTGACAATGAATGACCGCAAACATACACAGGTTTTCTACAGTAGGGGGCGCTTGTGCCAAAGTAATCGATCCTAGTTCGTTCTGTTAAACCACGCCCGTTATAACTTCTCAATTCTTATCTGTAACATAAGCCAGCAGAGCACAGAATTTTCACGGCTCCTTAACCTACCTCAGCGGCCTCCTTCTCGAACTTCTCAATGGTTCTCTTGTCAATGCCCCCACACTTGTAGATCAGATGGCCGGTGGTTGTGGACTTGCCGGAATCGACATGGCCAATGACCACGATGTTGATGTGGGTCTTTTCCTTTCCCATGTTGATTTactgattaaaaaataaataaatctcatAACTATTCCTTGCACaacaaatatatgtatacatattgGAGACATGGTCTCCCGAGAAAGCAACAAACGGTATAGCATTGTTGTATTCCACTTTGATGCAGACATTCCGACGTCCGTGGGCAACCCTGACTCATGCACCATGTGCTATCTGCAAATCATTCCCCTCCCACCGCCCTCCATGTTAAGTCGGAGGAATACCAGGCCGGCCATGTTGTCTGCCACTGAAATCAATAGACAAACAGCACGCGCTCTACAACGGCAAAGCGAGTCGTGCACGCGTGCACGAATCTGGTCAAATACTAGCTAGGCTATATTAGCAGTCATTTTTTtaccagagttttttttttttaagtgcccACGCCCTTGTGTAAAGGTTAAGTTCGCTGATAGGTTAGCCACTAAACTAGAAATAAACATGACGCAAACCGCTGGACGTGAGGCTAAATTGAGTGGTGTAGTAAGCTCAAACGAAAAGACTGAACGAACACTAAAGCATTTATACAAGCATTTTGAGCATCACTAAGCGAAACATCCTGCGGCAAAAATCAAGGGAAGCAATACCCTGCGACAATTTAAGTCAAGCATTGGtagatgtaaaagaaaatatgccATTAACGCCTAATACGTTCTGAAACGACCATTTTCTTCACTAACCTGTGTAACCAGACAGTTAACGGGTATCCCTGCTTTAGACCGGAGAAAAAGGACAGAATATGATCTCACATTGCTTTTTATACCGGTGCGTAGGGGCGGGAGGAGAGCTAACGCTACTGCGCTGCTGTCACCAAAAATGGGGTGCCATTGGTTGTGCCAGCGTAGCCCCACAAATGTGATTGGCTGGCAAACACCCATCATTGGACAGCCCTGCAGTGGTCAGACATAACATGACTCGAAACAGCTGCAAAGACCCAGTTACATAGTTGCACTTGTCCTACAGTAGGGAGCATTACCCACAACGGAAGAAAGGATTAAGGAAAACAGCAACGTTTTGGTCAAGACATTTAAAGACCTTTATTAGTTACCAGCAGCTTTCTTCCAATTATATTGTcatcaaacaggtgcagttctAAACCTTTTCAACTCAAATTTAACAACTGAAAGAGGCACTGTCAGTCATGACGAAGCCACATATCCGCGTGGGGTTCTTTTCCTGCGAAAACTTTTACGATGAGTCTTTATCAGCATTAACCAGTCCTTAAGTAGGGAGCTCAGGTTTTGAGACTCTGCAGGATGGGCTGCAGACCTCGTCACCCTTGGGATGTCCTGTGTGAGGGGAATTCACTTCTTAGCGGCTTTAACAGCGGATTTGGTCACTTTGCCGCTGCTGGCAGCCTTCTTATCGACGGCCTTGATGACACCAACGGCGACGGTCTGCCTCATGTCACGCACAGCGAAACgtcctgtggggggggggggggagggggcaaATTAGGAAAGGCCTCTTCCATAAGCATAAGAGCACCTTCAAAAGCATGATCAAGTGTTGATGGGCCTGTGGGATTGCTTACCAAGAGGGGGGTATTCCTGGAAGCTCTCGACACACATTGGCTTGCCGGGGATCATGTCAACGATGGCAGCATCTCCAGACTTCAGGAACTTGGGGGCATCCTCAAGCTTCTTGCCAGAACGACGGTCGATCTTCTCCTTGAGCTCGCTGAACTTGCAGGCGATGTGAGCGGTGTGGCAATCAAGCACTGGGGCATAACCCTGGGAGATCTGGCCCGGGTGGTTCAGGATGATGACCTGGACAAACATGACATGGACAGTCAGTACAACTTTCCACCAGGGGGTGGCCCACAAACCCACTAGTGATATAAAACCCAATTCATACCTGAGCTGTGAAGGTACCGGCCTCCATTGGGGGGTCGTTCTTGCTGTCTCCAGCCACGTTGCCACGACGGATATCCTTGACGGACACGTTCTTGACGTTGAAGCCGACGTTGTCGCCGGGGAGAGCCGCTTCCAGGGTCTCGTGGTGCATCTCCACAGACTTGACCTCAGTGGTGACGTTGGCGGGGGCAAATGTGACGATCATACCTGCCTTCAGGGTTCCAGTCTCCACACGGCCCACGGGTACTGTTCCGATACCTGAGAGGGAACCGGGGGAGAACAGGTTAGTGAGTGACTATATCCATTATGAAACACCCAGTTTACTTAATAAACATGGACTGGTGCTCACCGCCGATTTTGTAGACATCCTGGAGGGGCAGACGAAGAGGCTTGTCGGTGGGGCGGGATGGGGGCAGGATGCTGTCCAGGGCCTCCAGAAGGGTCACGCCGTTGGCATTGCCATCTTTACGCTCAACCTTCCATCCCTTGAACCAGCCCATCTGCAAGAGGGGAGAAAGCCAATTAACTACAAGGTTTGTAGGAGTGACAGGGTGACAGGGTGCTATGAGACTGTTAAAGCTACTTACGTTGCTGCTGGCCTCCAGCATGTTGTCCCCATGCCATCCAGAGATGGGCACGAATGCCACAGTGGCAGGGTTGTAGCCGATCTTCTTGATGTAGGTGGTGACCTCCTTCTGGATCTCCTCAAAA
Encoded here:
- the LOC105027913 gene encoding elongation factor 1-alpha, oocyte form, whose protein sequence is MGKEKIHINIVVIGHVDSGKSTTTGHLIYKCGGIDKRTIEKFEKEAAEMGKGSFKYAWVLDKLKAERERGITIDISLWKFETGKYYVTIIDAPGHRDFIKNMITGTSQADCAVLIVAGGVGEFEAGISKNGQTREHALLAYTLGVKQLIVGVNKMDSTEPPYSQKRFEEIQKEVTTYIKKIGYNPATVAFVPISGWHGDNMLEASSNMGWFKGWKVERKDGNANGVTLLEALDSILPPSRPTDKPLRLPLQDVYKIGGIGTVPVGRVETGTLKAGMIVTFAPANVTTEVKSVEMHHETLEAALPGDNVGFNVKNVSVKDIRRGNVAGDSKNDPPMEAGTFTAQVIILNHPGQISQGYAPVLDCHTAHIACKFSELKEKIDRRSGKKLEDAPKFLKSGDAAIVDMIPGKPMCVESFQEYPPLGRFAVRDMRQTVAVGVIKAVDKKAASSGKVTKSAVKAAKK